One Carassius auratus strain Wakin chromosome 4, ASM336829v1, whole genome shotgun sequence DNA segment encodes these proteins:
- the LOC113056953 gene encoding deoxyribose-phosphate aldolase-like — MSARNPGMDLDLEWVSKVRVNTQAVLKRAQQIQGRKVAKKQWQAAWLLKAVTCIDLTTLAGDDTPSNVHRLCMKATQPIRHDLLKSMDMHDKGITTAAVCVYPSRVADAVKSLKAAKSSLPVASVATGFPAGQTPLKTRLEEVQMAVEDGATEIDIVINRTLALTGQWTALYDEIRQFREACGDAHMKTILAVGELGTFTNVYKASLVSMMAGSDFIKTSTGKESVNATYPVAIVMVRAIRDYYLRTGYKVGFKPAGGIRTAQESLVWLTLMKEELGDEWLSPHLFRLGASSLLADMNGRTYLDFLDDMVQPEPSEVKVLTLRQRKGLVASLSHIYDSQQLFLRQVYRSPGTLVVYETTLAGLSKSDGAPALRLVLPTSLRP; from the exons ATGTCCGCTAGAAATCCAGGAATGGATCTTG ATCTTGAATGGGTGTCGAAAGTCAGAGTCAACACTCAGGCTGTTCTTAAACGAGCTCAGCAGATCCAGGGACGCAAAGTGGCCAAAAAACAGTGGCAG GCTGCCTGGCTGCTGAAGGCCGTCACATGCATTGACCTGACAACACTCGCTGGTGACGATACACCTTCAAATGTCCATCGACTCTGCATGAAGGCCACACAGCCGATCCGGCATGATCTGCTGAAGAGCATGGACATGCACGACAAAG GAATCACGACTGCAGCGGTATGTGTGTACCCATCACGGGTGGCTGATGCTGTGAAGTCTCTTAAAGCAGCCAAATCTAGTCTTCCTGTTGCATCTG TGGCAACTGGTTTTCCTGCTGGACAAACTCCATTGAAGACCCGTCTTGAGGAGGTACAGATGGCGGTGGAAGATGGTGCTACAGAGATCGATATTGTCATCAACCGGACTTTGGCACTCACTGGGCAGTGGACAG CTCTCTACGATGAGATCCGGCAGTTCAGAGAGGCCTGTGGAGACGCCCATATGAAGACCATCCTGGCGGTGGGAGAGCTGGGAACCTTCACAAACGTCTACAAGGCCAGTCTGGTGTCCATGATGGCAG GATCTGACTTCATCAAAACTTCAACTGGCAAGGAGTCAGTCAATGCCACTTACCCCGTTGCCATCGTAATGGTGCGGGCCATCCGTGACTACTACTTAAGGACAGGCTATAAG GTGGGTTTCAAGCCCGCGGGAGGCATCCGTACGGCGCAGGAGTCTCTGGTGTGGCTGACCCTGATGAAGGAAGAGCTTGGAGACGAGTGGCTCAGTCCTCACCTTTTCCGGCTGGGAGCGAGTAGCCTGCTAGCTGACATGAACGGCAG AACATATCTGGATTTCCTGGATGACATGGTGCAACCTGAACCATCTGAAGTAAAAGTGCTCACTTTACGTCAGCGCAAAGGCCTCGTTGCATCACTTTCTCACATCTACGATTCCCAGCAGTTGTTCCTCAGACAAGTGTACAGATCTC CAGGGACTCTGGTAGTTTATGAGACCACACTGGCAGGACTGAGTAAGAGTGATGGAGCCCCGGCGCTCCGTCTGGTTCTCCCCACCTCCCTCAGGCCATGA